A genomic segment from Ptychodera flava strain L36383 chromosome 8, AS_Pfla_20210202, whole genome shotgun sequence encodes:
- the LOC139139012 gene encoding lipoamide acyltransferase component of branched-chain alpha-keto acid dehydrogenase complex, mitochondrial-like isoform X2 — protein sequence MVGKPLVDIELSGSAKETADEDISSDSDSDTEDRSHSVQILKGNKVPATPAVRRIAKENQVNLADIVGTGKDGRILKEDILRHVAERYAGTVPEMEIVPPPPVATQPSTVKTKPAPPTPKPKPAVPIPTARPVTAVGKDNTVPIKGFQKVMVKTMIAANEVPHFGYCDEIDVTELVKLREKLKNFADARGTKFTYMPVFIKAASMALFHYPILNAQTDAKCENLIYKASHNIGVAMDTPNGLIVPNIKNTQTLSIFEIAVELNRLHSLGSAGQLGTQDLTGGTFTFSNIGTIGGTYAKPVLMLPEVAIGALGKIQALPRFDENDQVYKAHLMNVSWSADHRVIDGATMARFSNLWKSYVENPASMILDLK from the exons ATGGTTGGCAAGCCGCTTGTCGACATTGAGCTGAGTGGCTCTGCAAAAG AAACGGCAGATGAAGACATTTCATCGGATTCCGATTCAGACACCGAAGACAGAAGCCACAGTGTACAGATCCTGAAAGGGAACAAGGTGCCAGCCACACCAGCTGTGCGTAGGATTGCCAAGGAAAATCAG GTGAATCTTGCAGATATCGTAGGTACTGGCAAAGATGGACGTATCTTGAAAGAAGATATTTTAAGGCACGTGGCAGAAAGATATGCTGGAACAGTACCAG AAATGGAGATTGTTCCGCCACCACCAGTGGCTACACAGCCCTCCACTGTTAAAACCAAGCCAGCACCACCCACACCAAAGCCCAAACCAGCAGTACCGATACCGACAGCAAGACCAGTGACAGCGGTGGGCAAGGACAACACTGTTCCAATCAAGGGCTTCCAGAAGGTCATGGTGAAGACCATGATCGCTGCAAACGAAGTGCCACACTTTGGATACTGTGATGAGATTGATGTGACTGAACTTGTCAAGTTGCGGGAAAAATTGAAGAATTTTGCTGATGCAAGAGgcacaaaatttacatatatgcCTGTATTTATTAAG GCCGCATCCATGGCATTGTTCCACTATCCTATTTTGAATGCACAAACTGatgcaaaatgtgaaaatttaatttataag GCTTCTCACAACATCGGGGTAGCAATGGACACTCCGAATGGACTGATTGTgccaaacatcaaaaacacTCAGACACTGTCTATCTTTGAAATAGCCGTTGAGTTGAACAGACTACACTCACTTGGGTCTGCAGGTCAGTTAGGAACTCAGGACTTGACCGGCGGAACCTTCACCTTTTCTAACATTGGAACT ATTGGTGGAACCTATGCAAAGCCAGTTTTAATGCTACCTGAAGTAGCTATTGGTGCACTGGGGAAAATACAG GCTCTGCCGAGATTTGACGAGAATGACCAGGTGTACAAGGCTCATTTGATGAACGTCAGCTGGTCTGCAGATCACAGAGTGATAGATGGCGCCACCATGGCCAGGTTTTCCAATCTGTGGAAGTCATATGTGGAGAATCCGGCATCCATGATACTTGATTTGAAGTGA
- the LOC139139015 gene encoding RNA 3'-terminal phosphate cyclase-like isoform X2 codes for MASNEPTVIDGNMKEGGGQILRIASALSCILCQPITVNNIRAKRSNPGLRPQHMTGLQLIRDLCNGRLQGDSVGSTEITLTPSKIQSNRFIADTKTAGNICLMLQISLPCTIFGPGVCVVEYRGGTNTDMAPPIDHYTMVFQPIAEKFGLKYTCDIKKRGYYPKGGGEVVVTTTPVKQLQPIQLTEFGRVARIVGRAFVAGVLPIKIARQMASFALTILKKQYRDIPVNIEAVQEPKHEAFGNGTGIIVVAETSTGCLLAGSALGKKGVPAQQVGQDAADMLIRNLQYGGCVDEYLQDQLIIFMALANGKSQVLSGPITLHTETAITVAEMLTQARFTITPVTGTDKNMIECHGIGLTNQLI; via the exons ATGGCGTCCAATGAACCTACTGTCATCGATGGAAACATGAAAGAAGGG GGTGGTCAAATTTTAAGGATTGCATCAGCACTGAGTTGTATCCTGTGTCAACCAATAACTGTCAATAATATCAGAGCTAAAAGAAGTAATCCTGGACTTAG GCCTCAACACATGACAGGACTTCAACTGATCCGTGATCTGTGCAATGGAAGACTCCAAGGAGACAGTGTTGGCTCGACAGAAATCACACTGACACCGTCTAAAATCCAGTCCAACAGGTTCATAGCGGACACAAAAACTGCAGG AAACATTTGCCTAATGCTACAAATTTCACTGCCCTGTACAATATTTGGACCAGGAGTTTGTGTTGTAGAGTATAGAGGTGGTACAAACACTGACATGGCGCCTCCAATAGACCACTATACTATG GTGTTCCAGCcaattgcagaaaaatttgGACTCAAGTACACCTGTGACATCAAAAAACG AGGATATTATCCCAAAGGAGGGGGAGAGGTCGTTGTCACTACCACGCCAGTTAAACAATTGCAGCCAATCCAGCTCACAGAGTTTGGAAGAGTTGCTCGAATCGTTGGCAGGGCCTTTGTAGCAGGTGTTCTGCCCATCAAA ATTGCACGTCAGATGGCTTCATTTGCATTGACAATATTGAAAAAACAGTACAGAGATATACCTGTCAATATAGAGGCAGTTCAAGAACCAAAACATGAAGCATTTGGTAATGGAACAGGAATAAT CGTTGTGGCTGAGACAAGTACTGGGTGCCTATTGGCCGGATCAGCTCTGGGTAAAAAAG GCGTACCAGCTCAGCAGGTTGGTCAAGATGCAGCAGACATGTTGATTAGAAATCTTCAATACGGCGGATGTGTTGATGAGTATCTTCAAGATCAG TTGATAATCTTCATGGCGCTGGCAAATGGTAAATCCCAGGTGCTCAGTGGTCCAAtcacactgcatacagaaacTGCAATTACTGTCGCTGAGATGCTGACGCAG GCAAGATTTACAATAACTCCAGTTACCGGAACAGACAAAAATATGATTGAGTGTCATGGCATTGGGTTGACCAATCAGCTTATATGA
- the LOC139139011 gene encoding CMP-N-acetylneuraminate-beta-1,4-galactoside alpha-2,3-sialyltransferase-like, whose product MARLTCRYLLKCVKLFVLFGLVNGLFIMGYKVYFEVKYRTVQYPCDLKTHNREIVKKSMLQAGNASRSHNVQEQCKPFQSRIKMSKLRKTFKSQMPLFVNENYTLWSNVAEYPLPFGVQSYESEIDDLLKVVKETAYPKELLRPGCKKCVVVGSGGILAGSGMGLEIDSYDVVMRVNGGPTRCFEKDVGTKTTMRISYPEGAPQEPGEYDPSELFVLVPFKSKDLEWLERVATGRTVSWIGYWRPRIANSVPIPRSHFRILNPEIVGHTAFDLVKFPLNKGRKYKNVPTMGTICIMAAMTVCDEVAVAGFGYNPNDPDSRVHYYEDMKMDTAFVLSTHDIHGEKQFLKDMVKYGIIKDLTGGIMW is encoded by the exons ATGGCGCGGCTAACCTGCAGATATCTGCTCAAATGTGTGAAACTTTTCGTTTTGTTTGGACTCGTCAATGGTCTGTTTATTATGGGATATAAAGTTTATTTTGAGGTAAAATACCGCACGGTGCAGTATCCATGCGATTTGAAGACCCACAACAGAG AAATAGTCAAGAAGTCGATGTTACAGGCAGGAAATGCTTCACGAAG CCACAATGTTCAGGAACAGTGCAAGCCCTTCCAGTCAAgaattaaaatgtcaaaacttAGGAAAAC ATTTAAAAGCCAAATGCCATTATTCGTCAACGAAAACTACACATTGTGGTCCAACGTGGCTGAGTACCCTCTACCGTTTGGAGTTCAAAGCTATG AGAGTGAAATTGATGATCTACTCAAGGTTGTCAAGGAGACGGCCTACCCGAAGGAATTATTGAG ACCTGGCTGTAAGAAATGTGTCGTTGTTGGCAGCGGTGGAATCTTGGCTGGCAGTGGCATGGGTCTGGAGATAGATTCGTACGATGTCGTCATGAG AGTAAATGGTGGACCAACAAGATGTTTTGAAAAGGATGTTGGCACCAAGACGACGATGAGAATTTCTTATCCGGAGGGCGCACCACAGGAACCCGGCGAGTACGATCCAAGTGAATTGTTCGTACTGGTTCCGTTCAAATCAAAAGATCTGGAATGGCTTGAACGAGTTGCAACTGGACGAACGGTG tcATGGATCGGGTATTGGCGACCGAGGATAGCAAACAGTGTTCCAATTCCCAGATCACATTTCCGCATCTTGAACCCAGAGATAGTGGGGCATACAGCATTTGATCTTGTCAAGTTCCCGCTCAACAAGGGAAGAAAATATAAG AATGTACCAACCATGGGAACCATATGTATCATGGCTGCCATGACGGTGTGCGACGAGGTCGCCGTGGCTGGGTTCGGCTACAACCCGAACGATCCCGACTCCAGAGTGCATTACTACGAAGATATGAAAATGGACACAGCATTTGTACTCTCTACGCATGACATTCATGGCGAAAAGCAGTTTTTGAAGGACATGGTGAAATATGGAATTATCAAAGACCTCACTGGGGGTATTATGTGGTAG
- the LOC139139015 gene encoding RNA 3'-terminal phosphate cyclase-like isoform X1, with translation MASNEPTVIDGNMKEGGGQILRIASALSCILCQPITVNNIRAKRSNPGLRPQHMTGLQLIRDLCNGRLQGDSVGSTEITLTPSKIQSNRFIADTKTAGSVCLLMQSAIPCMLYGSGTSQMILRGGTNAEMAPQIDYTNMVFQPIAEKFGLKYTCDIKKRGYYPKGGGEVVVTTTPVKQLQPIQLTEFGRVARIVGRAFVAGVLPIKIARQMASFALTILKKQYRDIPVNIEAVQEPKHEAFGNGTGIIVVAETSTGCLLAGSALGKKGVPAQQVGQDAADMLIRNLQYGGCVDEYLQDQLIIFMALANGKSQVLSGPITLHTETAITVAEMLTQARFTITPVTGTDKNMIECHGIGLTNQLI, from the exons ATGGCGTCCAATGAACCTACTGTCATCGATGGAAACATGAAAGAAGGG GGTGGTCAAATTTTAAGGATTGCATCAGCACTGAGTTGTATCCTGTGTCAACCAATAACTGTCAATAATATCAGAGCTAAAAGAAGTAATCCTGGACTTAG GCCTCAACACATGACAGGACTTCAACTGATCCGTGATCTGTGCAATGGAAGACTCCAAGGAGACAGTGTTGGCTCGACAGAAATCACACTGACACCGTCTAAAATCCAGTCCAACAGGTTCATAGCGGACACAAAAACTGCAGG AAGTGTATGTTTATTGATGCAATCGGCCATTCCGTGTATGTTATACGGATCAGGAACGAGTCAGATGATCCTGCGTGGTGGAACCAACGCTGAAATGGCACCgcaaattgattatactaataTG GTGTTCCAGCcaattgcagaaaaatttgGACTCAAGTACACCTGTGACATCAAAAAACG AGGATATTATCCCAAAGGAGGGGGAGAGGTCGTTGTCACTACCACGCCAGTTAAACAATTGCAGCCAATCCAGCTCACAGAGTTTGGAAGAGTTGCTCGAATCGTTGGCAGGGCCTTTGTAGCAGGTGTTCTGCCCATCAAA ATTGCACGTCAGATGGCTTCATTTGCATTGACAATATTGAAAAAACAGTACAGAGATATACCTGTCAATATAGAGGCAGTTCAAGAACCAAAACATGAAGCATTTGGTAATGGAACAGGAATAAT CGTTGTGGCTGAGACAAGTACTGGGTGCCTATTGGCCGGATCAGCTCTGGGTAAAAAAG GCGTACCAGCTCAGCAGGTTGGTCAAGATGCAGCAGACATGTTGATTAGAAATCTTCAATACGGCGGATGTGTTGATGAGTATCTTCAAGATCAG TTGATAATCTTCATGGCGCTGGCAAATGGTAAATCCCAGGTGCTCAGTGGTCCAAtcacactgcatacagaaacTGCAATTACTGTCGCTGAGATGCTGACGCAG GCAAGATTTACAATAACTCCAGTTACCGGAACAGACAAAAATATGATTGAGTGTCATGGCATTGGGTTGACCAATCAGCTTATATGA
- the LOC139139012 gene encoding lipoamide acyltransferase component of branched-chain alpha-keto acid dehydrogenase complex, mitochondrial-like isoform X1, protein MAAVRGRFPLLVAASRPHIRQSPSHQLLRIVGYGIGKRSQHCFYGTRLGQLSSVRNLKTVQPRYVLSRLLHTTSVCQGEIVQFKLADIGEGIREVSIKEWYVDVGDEVSQFGSICEVQSDKASVTITSRYDGKIVKLHYEVDDTAMVGKPLVDIELSGSAKETADEDISSDSDSDTEDRSHSVQILKGNKVPATPAVRRIAKENQVNLADIVGTGKDGRILKEDILRHVAERYAGTVPEMEIVPPPPVATQPSTVKTKPAPPTPKPKPAVPIPTARPVTAVGKDNTVPIKGFQKVMVKTMIAANEVPHFGYCDEIDVTELVKLREKLKNFADARGTKFTYMPVFIKAASMALFHYPILNAQTDAKCENLIYKASHNIGVAMDTPNGLIVPNIKNTQTLSIFEIAVELNRLHSLGSAGQLGTQDLTGGTFTFSNIGTIGGTYAKPVLMLPEVAIGALGKIQALPRFDENDQVYKAHLMNVSWSADHRVIDGATMARFSNLWKSYVENPASMILDLK, encoded by the exons ATGGCTGCCGTGCGTGGAAGGTTTCCACTCCTTGTAGCTGCTAGCAGACCACACATAAGGCAGTCACCGTCG CATCAGTTGCTGAGAATTGTGGGATACGGAATAGGGAAAAGAAGCCAGCACTGTTTCTATGGCACTAGACTAGGACAACTCAGTTCCGTACGTAACTTGAAAACAGTACAGCCCAGATACGTATTATCCAGACTTCTACATACCACTTCAGTCTGCCAGGGAGAAATTGTACAGTTTAAGTTAGCTGACATCGGAGAAGGAATCAGAGAAGTCTCTATAAAAGAATG GTATGTTGATGTAGGTGATGAAGTAAGTCAGTTTGGCAGTATTTGTGAAGTACAGAGTGATAAAGCGTCAGTCACAATCACCAGTCGTTATGATggcaaaattgtcaaattgcaTTATGAAGTGGATGACACAGCGATGGTTGGCAAGCCGCTTGTCGACATTGAGCTGAGTGGCTCTGCAAAAG AAACGGCAGATGAAGACATTTCATCGGATTCCGATTCAGACACCGAAGACAGAAGCCACAGTGTACAGATCCTGAAAGGGAACAAGGTGCCAGCCACACCAGCTGTGCGTAGGATTGCCAAGGAAAATCAG GTGAATCTTGCAGATATCGTAGGTACTGGCAAAGATGGACGTATCTTGAAAGAAGATATTTTAAGGCACGTGGCAGAAAGATATGCTGGAACAGTACCAG AAATGGAGATTGTTCCGCCACCACCAGTGGCTACACAGCCCTCCACTGTTAAAACCAAGCCAGCACCACCCACACCAAAGCCCAAACCAGCAGTACCGATACCGACAGCAAGACCAGTGACAGCGGTGGGCAAGGACAACACTGTTCCAATCAAGGGCTTCCAGAAGGTCATGGTGAAGACCATGATCGCTGCAAACGAAGTGCCACACTTTGGATACTGTGATGAGATTGATGTGACTGAACTTGTCAAGTTGCGGGAAAAATTGAAGAATTTTGCTGATGCAAGAGgcacaaaatttacatatatgcCTGTATTTATTAAG GCCGCATCCATGGCATTGTTCCACTATCCTATTTTGAATGCACAAACTGatgcaaaatgtgaaaatttaatttataag GCTTCTCACAACATCGGGGTAGCAATGGACACTCCGAATGGACTGATTGTgccaaacatcaaaaacacTCAGACACTGTCTATCTTTGAAATAGCCGTTGAGTTGAACAGACTACACTCACTTGGGTCTGCAGGTCAGTTAGGAACTCAGGACTTGACCGGCGGAACCTTCACCTTTTCTAACATTGGAACT ATTGGTGGAACCTATGCAAAGCCAGTTTTAATGCTACCTGAAGTAGCTATTGGTGCACTGGGGAAAATACAG GCTCTGCCGAGATTTGACGAGAATGACCAGGTGTACAAGGCTCATTTGATGAACGTCAGCTGGTCTGCAGATCACAGAGTGATAGATGGCGCCACCATGGCCAGGTTTTCCAATCTGTGGAAGTCATATGTGGAGAATCCGGCATCCATGATACTTGATTTGAAGTGA